The DNA sequence AGGAAATGGCCATCGCCGCGGAGGTAGGCTGCCTCCTGGCCATCGGCGACCGTGCCGCCGGTGTACTTCTGGCACAGTCCTACGCGCTCACGACCTCGCTGCCCCGGACTATGGAAGCACTCAAGGCTGGAACTATGTCGTGGCAGCACGCCCGCGTCATGGTGGAGGAGGCCGCCACCCTCAACCCTGACGCCGCGACCGCGTTGGAGGCCCACTTCCTCGACCCGGACGCGCCGGACGCTGCCCGCGGTTGCCCCGCAGGGGAGATGCCCGCATACCGCTTCCGGCGCAAGGCCCGGGTCTGGCGCGAACGCAATCATCCGGACAGCATCGAAATACGGCACGCAAAGAGCGTGGAGGAGAGGTGCCTTGAGTTCGCTCCGGAGCAGGACGGCATGGCACGCTTGTCCGCATACCTGCCGGCAGACAAGGCCACGGCCATCTGGAACCGCTACACCGCTATAGCCCGGGGCTTCCAGGGACCCAACGAGGAGCGCACCCTCACCCAACTTCGCGCGGATCTTTTCGCCGCTACGGCCCTCCGCGGGGGCAGCGGCTGCACCGGTTGCTGCGGCGGGTCCGCGGGAACTGACGACGCCGGTACCGCGTCGAAGGGGCTTGCTGACATCCCCGTTCCCCGCGCCGAAGTCCTGGTCACCGTCCCGGTATTTTCCCTCCTCGGTGCCACGGACGAACCAGCGATGCTGGACGGTTATGGCCCCATCCCGGCTGCCATGGCACGGGATCTCGTAGCCAACGGAGCCGCTTCGTTTTACCGCGTGCTCGTGGATCCCCGGGACGGCGCCCCGCTGGAAATAGGCCGCACCAGCTACCGGCTCACAAAGGCCATGCGGACGTGGCTGCGTTTGCGGGACGGCAAGTGTCCCTTCCCCGGCTGCAACAACAATTCTTTGGACAACGAAGCAGATCATCTGCTCGCCTGGCACCAGGGCGGGACCACCGGAATCAGCAACCTGGGACAGCCATGTCCCAAGCACCATCGGTTGCGGCACATCAGCCAGTGGCGGCCGACGGCGGCGTCAAAGGATGAGCCGCCCGGCTGGGTTTCACCCTCCGGGCGCAAATACAAGAGTGAGCACCAGGACTGGGAGCCACCGAAGTTGCCTTCGCGCCCGCAGGCGCGCGCTGGCATCCCCTCTCAATCAGGCAGCAACTCAATGATGCCAGCGGGCAAAGGCACAGTGGACTACTTCCGCCTGCCACGGTCCCTCGGCGAGGACTGCCTGGCTGCGTACCTCGCCGCGCGGTGAGCTCAACGTG is a window from the Arthrobacter sp. NicSoilC5 genome containing:
- a CDS encoding HNH endonuclease signature motif containing protein is translated as MGRDAVAEAFEAIDAALAVVRGEVAKAACGAPAANDPLAAGADECLDILAGLARTEARVAALKAEAVSTFAESARSIAPPDIPVQAQEMAIAAEVGCLLAIGDRAAGVLLAQSYALTTSLPRTMEALKAGTMSWQHARVMVEEAATLNPDAATALEAHFLDPDAPDAARGCPAGEMPAYRFRRKARVWRERNHPDSIEIRHAKSVEERCLEFAPEQDGMARLSAYLPADKATAIWNRYTAIARGFQGPNEERTLTQLRADLFAATALRGGSGCTGCCGGSAGTDDAGTASKGLADIPVPRAEVLVTVPVFSLLGATDEPAMLDGYGPIPAAMARDLVANGAASFYRVLVDPRDGAPLEIGRTSYRLTKAMRTWLRLRDGKCPFPGCNNNSLDNEADHLLAWHQGGTTGISNLGQPCPKHHRLRHISQWRPTAASKDEPPGWVSPSGRKYKSEHQDWEPPKLPSRPQARAGIPSQSGSNSMMPAGKGTVDYFRLPRSLGEDCLAAYLAAR